Proteins from a single region of Actinomycetota bacterium:
- a CDS encoding glycosyltransferase encodes MQAPARVLDVELSEPLPTLDPGAPGDTAARSALVLVRLHGVPLGTLEIDLAQGPVPPAALAEAAWAELRGPLLGHLAHDGLDPVESLGTRGLVTGTAGGTRPPCQRHPDAEFPFASVVISTHERPGPVCECVASVLAADYPSLEVIVVDNAPSSSATRDAIAERFGNDPRVAYVVETTPGASAGRNRGLREATGGVVAFLDDDVVVDRLWLRSLVLGFQAAPGVACVTGMILPAELETPAQIWIEEFGGFDKGYEQQVFDLGEYAPDDPLYPYSVGRFGSGASAAFDPAILRALGGFDTSLGPATPAKGGEDLDAFLRIVLAGHRLVYEPRSLVRHRHRREYDDLRRTVRGYGIGLASVLTKTMATSGHRLDMLRRIPRGALYFLNPGSAKNDKKTSTFPRQLTLTEMGGVLLGPWCYLRSRVRTRRTQRSRG; translated from the coding sequence ATGCAGGCCCCTGCCCGGGTGCTCGACGTCGAGCTGTCCGAGCCCCTCCCCACGCTGGACCCGGGCGCGCCCGGTGACACCGCCGCCCGCTCCGCCCTGGTCCTCGTCCGGCTGCACGGCGTGCCCCTGGGCACGCTGGAGATCGATCTCGCCCAAGGCCCGGTCCCGCCCGCCGCCCTGGCGGAGGCAGCATGGGCCGAGCTGCGCGGCCCCCTCCTGGGGCACCTGGCCCACGACGGGCTGGACCCGGTGGAGTCACTCGGCACCCGCGGACTGGTGACGGGGACGGCGGGCGGCACCCGGCCCCCCTGCCAGCGCCACCCCGATGCCGAGTTCCCCTTTGCCTCGGTGGTCATCTCCACCCATGAGCGCCCCGGCCCGGTCTGCGAGTGCGTCGCCTCGGTCCTGGCGGCCGACTATCCGTCCCTCGAGGTGATCGTGGTGGACAATGCCCCCAGCTCCTCGGCCACCCGGGACGCCATCGCCGAGCGCTTCGGGAACGACCCGCGGGTGGCCTACGTGGTCGAGACCACGCCGGGAGCGTCCGCTGGGCGCAACCGCGGCCTGCGCGAGGCCACCGGTGGCGTGGTGGCCTTCCTGGACGACGATGTGGTGGTGGACCGCCTGTGGCTGCGCAGCCTGGTACTGGGCTTCCAGGCCGCCCCGGGGGTGGCGTGCGTCACCGGCATGATCCTGCCCGCCGAGCTGGAGACGCCCGCCCAGATCTGGATCGAAGAGTTCGGCGGGTTCGACAAGGGGTATGAGCAGCAGGTGTTCGACCTGGGTGAGTACGCGCCCGACGACCCGCTCTACCCGTACTCGGTGGGGCGCTTCGGCTCCGGGGCCAGCGCCGCCTTCGACCCCGCCATCCTGCGTGCGCTGGGGGGGTTCGACACGTCGCTCGGCCCGGCCACGCCGGCGAAGGGCGGCGAGGACCTCGACGCCTTCCTGCGCATCGTGCTGGCCGGGCACCGGCTGGTCTACGAGCCCCGCTCGCTGGTCCGCCACCGCCATCGGCGGGAGTACGACGACCTGCGCCGCACGGTCCGCGGCTACGGCATCGGGCTGGCCTCCGTGCTCACCAAGACGATGGCCACCTCGGGGCACCGCCTCGACATGCTGCGCCGGATCCCCCGGGGGGCGCTGTACTTCCTCAACCCGGGGTCGGCCAAGAACGACAAGAAGACCTCCACCTTCCCCCGCCAGCTCACCCTGACCGAGATGGGGGGTGTGCTCCTCGGCCCGTGGTGCTACCTGCGCAGCCGGGTGCGCACCCGCCGGACCCAGCGGAGCCGGGGCTAG
- a CDS encoding glycosyltransferase family 2 protein: protein MSTDALSFSVVVCAYTEKRWDEIVAAVASLRDQTHPPAEIVLVVDHNPDLFARARAELAGVICVENEGKQGLSDARNAGLHAAHADIVAFLDDDAVAEPGWLALLAEGYADPAVLGVGGFAQPAWLAGRPAWFPKEFDWVVGCTYLGMPTTAAAVRNMVGCNMSFRREVFDGLGGFNAAIGRLGTRPVGCEETELCIRLSQHNPGAVILFDPRAVVHHNVPAGRGTWKYFRARCYAEGLSKAAVADLVGADQGLSAERRYSTVTLPKGVLAGLAAGIRGDRYGFARAGAIVAGVSIATLGYGLGRLAPKRFL, encoded by the coding sequence GTGAGTACCGACGCGCTGAGCTTCTCGGTGGTGGTGTGCGCCTACACCGAGAAACGCTGGGACGAGATCGTGGCGGCCGTGGCGTCGCTCCGGGACCAGACCCACCCCCCCGCCGAAATCGTCCTGGTGGTTGATCACAACCCCGACCTCTTTGCGCGCGCCCGCGCCGAGCTTGCCGGTGTGATCTGCGTCGAGAACGAGGGCAAGCAAGGCCTCTCCGACGCGCGCAACGCCGGCCTCCATGCCGCCCACGCCGACATCGTGGCCTTCCTGGACGACGACGCCGTCGCCGAGCCGGGCTGGCTGGCGCTGCTGGCGGAGGGCTATGCCGATCCCGCCGTCCTGGGCGTCGGCGGCTTCGCCCAGCCCGCCTGGCTGGCCGGGCGCCCGGCGTGGTTCCCCAAGGAGTTCGACTGGGTGGTGGGCTGCACCTACCTCGGGATGCCCACCACCGCCGCCGCGGTGCGCAACATGGTGGGCTGCAACATGTCGTTCCGCCGGGAGGTGTTCGACGGCCTGGGCGGGTTCAACGCCGCCATCGGCCGCCTCGGGACCCGACCGGTGGGCTGTGAGGAAACCGAGCTGTGCATCCGCCTCAGCCAGCACAATCCGGGGGCGGTGATCCTCTTCGACCCCCGGGCCGTGGTGCACCACAACGTCCCCGCCGGCCGGGGGACCTGGAAGTACTTCCGGGCCCGCTGCTACGCCGAGGGGCTGTCCAAGGCGGCGGTGGCCGACCTGGTGGGGGCGGACCAGGGCCTCAGCGCCGAGCGGCGCTACAGCACCGTGACCCTTCCCAAAGGGGTGCTGGCCGGTCTGGCGGCGGGAATCCGGGGCGATCGCTACGGATTTGCCCGGGCGGGCGCTATCGTTGCCGGGGTGAGCATCGCAACCCTCGGCTACGGTCTCGGCCGCCTGGCACCGAAGAGGTTCCTGTGA
- a CDS encoding polysaccharide deacetylase family protein, giving the protein MRRPALDATQGDTAGNGAANGLLPGTAVPILLYHGVGSDASSELRRFTVSPAAFDQQMTMLAEQGYTTLTVSEFLPALHGNPAGLPARPALITFDDGFANTLTEALPILERHGFASTLYATTGFMGDGGKGGRRGVNRSGDAMLSWDELRELAERGMEIGAHTHSHPMLDTLPAEAARAEITGSKDLIEQALQAPVRSFAYPHGYSSAAVRRMVATAGYTSACAVKNALSHPADDRFAIARLTIEAGHSLENVDAMISGRTTRLAPSREHLQTTGWRWARRGMALYRRARERP; this is encoded by the coding sequence GTGAGGCGGCCCGCCCTCGATGCTACGCAGGGCGACACAGCCGGCAACGGAGCCGCCAACGGGCTCCTGCCGGGGACGGCCGTCCCCATCCTCCTGTACCACGGTGTCGGCTCCGATGCGTCCAGCGAGCTCCGCCGCTTCACGGTGTCACCGGCGGCCTTCGACCAGCAGATGACGATGCTCGCCGAGCAGGGCTACACCACCCTGACGGTCTCGGAGTTCCTGCCCGCCCTGCACGGCAACCCCGCCGGACTTCCGGCCCGGCCCGCGCTGATCACCTTCGACGACGGGTTCGCCAACACCCTCACCGAGGCGCTCCCCATCCTGGAGCGCCACGGGTTCGCCTCGACGCTGTACGCCACCACCGGCTTCATGGGCGACGGTGGGAAGGGGGGCAGGCGGGGGGTCAACCGGTCGGGCGACGCCATGCTCTCCTGGGATGAGCTGCGCGAGCTGGCCGAACGGGGCATGGAGATCGGGGCCCACACCCACAGCCACCCGATGCTGGACACCCTGCCGGCCGAGGCCGCCCGGGCGGAGATCACCGGGTCCAAGGACCTGATCGAACAGGCCCTCCAGGCCCCGGTGCGCAGCTTCGCCTACCCGCACGGGTACTCGAGTGCGGCGGTGCGCCGCATGGTGGCCACCGCTGGCTACACCTCGGCGTGCGCCGTGAAGAACGCCCTCAGCCACCCGGCCGACGACCGGTTCGCCATCGCCCGGCTGACCATCGAGGCAGGCCACAGCCTGGAGAACGTGGACGCCATGATCAGCGGCCGGACCACCCGGCTGGCGCCCTCCCGGGAGCACCTGCAGACCACCGGCTGGCGCTGGGCACGGCGGGGCATGGCCCTCTACCGGCGGGCCCGGGAACGACCGTGA
- a CDS encoding type II CAAX endopeptidase family protein produces MSTDLLSPEGDLDPAEPRPRRRGSHAIELGYAVAIILAELVGLRDPLLSGVCQGVLLVVLINHYAMSERDERQPLLLAMAVVCLYRVLALTPLSGGHLANRLAVIGVPALLAAVLAMRLLGYPGIGGPLPDKPSSGAVQLVIGLLGVPLSYAAYKLLKPTTVVTFSGNGHTTLSNVITAVTALVVFSGLTEELLFRGLLHSAARATFGPLGLYVSSLLFAAAYIGTRSAAFVLFALAVGAFFGWCAERSDSIIGVVLAHAVISVGAFVVWPSLASSMASLHL; encoded by the coding sequence GTGAGCACCGACCTGCTCTCCCCGGAGGGCGACCTGGATCCTGCCGAGCCGCGCCCCCGGCGCCGCGGGTCCCACGCCATCGAGTTGGGCTACGCCGTCGCCATCATCCTGGCCGAGCTGGTCGGCCTGCGGGACCCGCTGCTCAGCGGCGTCTGCCAGGGCGTCCTGCTGGTCGTGCTGATCAATCACTACGCCATGTCGGAGCGGGACGAGCGCCAGCCGCTGCTGCTGGCCATGGCGGTGGTGTGCCTGTACCGCGTCCTGGCCCTCACCCCCCTGTCCGGCGGCCACCTGGCCAACCGCCTGGCGGTCATCGGCGTCCCGGCTCTCCTGGCCGCTGTCCTGGCGATGCGCCTGCTGGGCTATCCCGGCATCGGGGGGCCGCTGCCCGACAAGCCCTCCTCGGGTGCCGTCCAGCTGGTGATCGGCCTGCTGGGGGTCCCGCTCTCCTATGCCGCCTACAAGCTCCTGAAGCCCACCACGGTGGTGACCTTCTCGGGCAACGGCCATACGACACTCTCCAATGTCATCACCGCCGTGACCGCGCTGGTGGTGTTCTCGGGCCTCACCGAGGAGCTCCTGTTCCGCGGCCTGCTCCACAGCGCGGCGAGGGCCACCTTCGGGCCGCTGGGCCTGTACGTGAGCTCGCTCCTCTTCGCCGCCGCCTACATCGGCACCCGCTCGGCCGCCTTCGTGCTGTTCGCCCTCGCCGTGGGGGCATTCTTCGGGTGGTGCGCCGAGCGCAGCGACTCCATCATCGGCGTGGTGCTGGCGCACGCGGTGATCAGCGTGGGGGCCTTCGTGGTGTGGCCGTCCCTGGCCAGCTCCATGGCCTCGCTGCACCTGTAG
- a CDS encoding N,N-dimethylformamidase beta subunit family domain-containing protein, whose amino-acid sequence MSRLPRPVRLAVDAVVILAILVGAGVALAKVTGGQATPRTTTPPPQSPGVNPIAAENQKLGTTDWRITNIAASAGIEGYASQVSAQKGDAVTLYVSTSAASFTVQAYRMGYYGGLGARLVWQSPPEKGSLQAAPTVQNGTKMVTAAWRASLTVHIDAAWTPGDYLLKLVGKGGQQRYVPLTVVDYASRAPLLVVNAVTTWEAYNNWGQYNLYNGPDQSFASRSRIVSFDRPYASAGSASDAQDGSVGDGSGDFLGDEFPLVYFAESYGLNVTYFTDVDLDTHGAQLASRHAGIITLGHDEYWTAGMRSAVTGALAKGVNLAFLGANAMFRQIRLQAAPSGPADREIVDYKVASEDPLNGKDDAHVTVNWRDPPVSQPESSVIGQLFECNPATQAPGVVVDAGAWLFADTGLANGDALPNLIGPWYDRVNLAYPTPPNLEVLMHSPVTCPGVGASDSDMTYYAAPSGAGVLATGTTGWVCELTASCVQDPRTHPDPRILQATKNLLIAFGSGPAGEAYPSTSNLAALGIAGAQPARSP is encoded by the coding sequence ATGAGCCGGCTCCCGCGCCCGGTGCGCCTGGCGGTCGATGCCGTCGTGATCCTGGCGATCCTCGTGGGGGCCGGGGTGGCCCTGGCCAAGGTCACCGGGGGCCAGGCCACCCCCCGGACCACGACCCCGCCGCCCCAGAGCCCGGGCGTCAACCCGATCGCGGCCGAGAACCAGAAACTGGGCACCACGGACTGGAGGATCACCAACATCGCCGCCTCGGCGGGGATCGAAGGCTACGCCAGCCAGGTCAGCGCCCAGAAAGGCGACGCCGTCACCCTCTATGTCTCGACGTCCGCCGCCTCCTTTACCGTCCAGGCCTACCGTATGGGCTACTACGGCGGCCTCGGCGCCCGGCTCGTGTGGCAGTCCCCGCCGGAGAAGGGCAGCCTCCAGGCTGCCCCGACCGTCCAGAACGGCACCAAGATGGTGACCGCAGCGTGGCGGGCGTCGCTGACCGTGCACATCGACGCCGCCTGGACGCCGGGTGACTACCTGCTGAAGCTGGTGGGCAAGGGGGGTCAGCAGCGCTATGTCCCGCTGACGGTGGTGGACTACGCCAGCCGGGCGCCCCTGCTGGTCGTCAACGCCGTGACCACCTGGGAGGCCTATAACAACTGGGGGCAGTACAACCTCTACAACGGCCCCGACCAGTCCTTCGCGAGCCGGTCGCGCATCGTGTCCTTCGACCGGCCCTACGCCAGCGCCGGTTCGGCGTCCGACGCCCAGGACGGGTCGGTGGGTGACGGCTCGGGCGACTTCCTGGGCGACGAGTTCCCCCTCGTCTACTTCGCCGAGTCTTACGGCCTCAACGTCACCTACTTCACCGACGTGGACCTGGACACCCACGGCGCCCAGCTCGCCAGCCGCCACGCCGGGATCATCACCCTGGGCCACGACGAGTACTGGACGGCCGGGATGCGCTCGGCGGTGACCGGGGCGCTGGCCAAAGGGGTGAACCTGGCCTTCCTGGGGGCGAACGCCATGTTCCGCCAGATCCGCCTCCAGGCGGCGCCGTCCGGCCCCGCCGACCGGGAGATCGTCGACTACAAGGTGGCATCCGAGGACCCCCTGAACGGCAAGGACGACGCCCACGTCACCGTCAACTGGCGTGACCCGCCGGTCAGCCAGCCCGAGAGCTCGGTGATCGGGCAGCTGTTCGAGTGCAACCCGGCCACGCAGGCGCCCGGGGTCGTGGTGGACGCCGGCGCCTGGCTCTTCGCCGACACCGGCCTGGCCAACGGCGACGCGCTGCCCAACCTCATCGGTCCCTGGTACGACCGGGTGAACCTGGCCTACCCGACGCCACCCAACCTGGAGGTGCTCATGCACTCGCCGGTCACCTGCCCGGGGGTGGGGGCTAGTGACTCCGACATGACCTACTACGCCGCCCCCAGCGGTGCCGGGGTGCTGGCCACGGGCACGACGGGATGGGTCTGCGAGCTGACCGCTTCCTGCGTGCAGGACCCGCGCACGCACCCCGACCCGCGCATCCTGCAGGCAACCAAGAATCTATTGATCGCGTTTGGGTCCGGCCCCGCCGGCGAGGCTTATCCCTCTACCTCCAACCTTGCTGCGCTGGGAATCGCAGGGGCACAGCCAGCAAGATCCCCGTAA
- a CDS encoding glycosyltransferase family 2 protein yields the protein MISNRLLFLAPKRRSRVQAEAFDTAALDHALETTTTSAHTLMAELMAERELLEDIDKVIALDAGPEASGRQAAGTLVPGPQVDSLDTEWSDLDGYPRLVSLPTVSVIIPTLNEEANIGWVLQRMPTWVDEILIIDGGSRDRTVEVAQAVRPDVRIVTDLRKGKGVALRTGFAAATKDVVVMIDADGSMDPQEIESYVRAVDAGYDLVKGSRACPGGGSTDLTPTRQLGNYCLRGMVNLLFAADFTELCYGFMALRRSSIPAMRLDADGFEIETQIVVNSLRRGLRIAEIPSKEAERLNGTSHLHPVRDGLRVLNTILHSRFTRLASAETGA from the coding sequence ATGATTTCGAATCGTCTGCTGTTCTTGGCACCGAAGCGCAGGTCCCGTGTCCAGGCCGAGGCCTTCGACACCGCGGCCCTCGACCACGCACTGGAGACCACCACCACTTCGGCCCACACGCTCATGGCCGAACTGATGGCGGAGCGGGAGCTCCTGGAGGACATCGACAAGGTCATCGCCCTCGACGCTGGCCCCGAGGCCAGTGGGCGGCAGGCCGCCGGCACCCTGGTGCCGGGCCCCCAGGTGGACTCGCTCGACACCGAGTGGAGCGACCTCGACGGTTACCCCCGGCTGGTCAGCCTGCCGACGGTCAGCGTGATCATCCCCACGCTGAACGAGGAGGCCAACATCGGCTGGGTGCTGCAGCGCATGCCCACCTGGGTGGACGAGATCCTCATCATTGACGGGGGCTCCCGGGACCGCACCGTCGAGGTGGCGCAGGCTGTCCGCCCCGACGTACGCATCGTCACCGACCTCCGCAAGGGCAAGGGTGTGGCGCTGCGCACCGGGTTCGCCGCCGCCACCAAGGATGTCGTGGTGATGATCGACGCCGACGGCAGCATGGACCCCCAGGAGATCGAGAGCTACGTGCGGGCAGTGGACGCCGGCTACGACCTGGTCAAGGGCTCCCGGGCCTGCCCGGGCGGCGGCTCCACGGACCTGACCCCCACCCGGCAGCTGGGCAACTACTGCCTCCGGGGCATGGTGAACCTGCTCTTCGCCGCCGACTTCACCGAGCTGTGCTACGGCTTCATGGCCCTGCGGCGCTCGTCGATCCCGGCGATGCGCCTCGACGCCGACGGCTTCGAGATCGAGACCCAGATCGTGGTCAACTCGCTGCGCCGGGGCCTGCGGATCGCCGAGATCCCCTCCAAGGAGGCCGAGCGGCTGAACGGCACCTCGCACCTGCACCCGGTGCGGGACGGCCTGCGGGTCCTCAACACCATCTTGCACTCCCGCTTCACCCGCCTGGCGTCCGCCGAGACGGGCGCCTGA
- the infA gene encoding translation initiation factor IF-1 — protein sequence MAKGKSTKEDVIEVEGSVIETLPNAMFRVEIPGGHRVLAHIGGKMRMNYIRVLPGDRVLVELSPYDLTRGRIIFRYR from the coding sequence ATGGCGAAGGGGAAGTCGACCAAAGAGGACGTCATTGAGGTCGAGGGCTCGGTCATCGAGACCCTCCCCAACGCGATGTTCCGGGTCGAGATCCCGGGGGGCCACAGAGTCCTCGCCCACATCGGCGGCAAGATGCGGATGAACTACATCCGGGTCCTGCCCGGGGACCGGGTTCTCGTCGAGCTCTCCCCGTATGACCTCACCCGTGGCCGCATCATCTTCCGCTACCGCTAG
- the rpmJ gene encoding 50S ribosomal protein L36 produces MKVKPSVKRMCEKCKIVRRHGRVIVICSNPRHKQRQG; encoded by the coding sequence ATGAAAGTGAAGCCCAGCGTCAAGCGCATGTGCGAGAAGTGCAAGATCGTGCGCCGCCACGGGCGGGTCATCGTGATCTGCTCCAACCCCCGCCACAAGCAGAGGCAGGGCTAG
- the rpsM gene encoding 30S ribosomal protein S13, with protein MARIAGVDLPREKRLEIGLTYIYGIGPTRAKEVARGAMVSPDTRVRDLSEDEIVRLRGFIDAHFKVEGDLRREESQHIKRKVEIGCYQGLRHRRSLPVHGQRTHTNARTRKGPKKTVGVKRKKGK; from the coding sequence ATGGCGCGCATCGCCGGTGTCGACCTCCCCCGGGAGAAGCGGCTGGAGATCGGCCTCACCTATATCTATGGGATCGGCCCTACCCGGGCCAAGGAAGTGGCCCGGGGAGCGATGGTCAGCCCGGATACCCGCGTGCGGGACCTGTCCGAGGACGAGATCGTGCGCCTCCGGGGCTTCATCGACGCACACTTCAAAGTCGAGGGCGACCTCCGCCGCGAGGAGAGCCAGCACATCAAGCGCAAGGTCGAGATCGGCTGCTACCAGGGCCTCCGCCACCGCCGCAGCCTCCCGGTCCACGGCCAGCGCACCCACACGAACGCCCGCACCCGCAAGGGCCCCAAGAAGACCGTCGGCGTGAAGCGCAAGAAGGGAAAGTAG
- the rpsK gene encoding 30S ribosomal protein S11, with protein MPKAKKPKRKEKKNIVHGQAHIKSTFNNTIVTITDGAGNALSWASAGNVGFKGSRKSTPFAAQLAAEAASRRAQEHGVRKVDVFVKGPGAGRETAIRSLQASGLEILGIMDATPVPHNGCRPRKRRRV; from the coding sequence ATGCCAAAGGCCAAGAAGCCCAAGCGCAAAGAGAAAAAGAACATCGTCCATGGGCAGGCGCATATCAAGTCGACGTTCAACAACACCATCGTCACCATCACCGACGGTGCGGGCAACGCGCTGTCATGGGCGTCGGCGGGCAACGTCGGCTTCAAGGGCTCCCGCAAGTCCACGCCGTTCGCCGCCCAGCTCGCCGCCGAGGCGGCCAGCCGCCGGGCGCAGGAGCACGGGGTGCGCAAGGTGGACGTGTTCGTGAAGGGGCCGGGCGCCGGCCGGGAGACCGCCATCCGGTCGCTGCAGGCCTCCGGGCTCGAGATCCTGGGCATCATGGACGCCACGCCGGTTCCACACAACGGGTGCCGCCCCCGCAAGCGGCGGAGGGTCTAG
- the rpsD gene encoding 30S ribosomal protein S4, whose product MARYTGPVCRLCRRERMKLFLKGTRCMGPKCGIERRPYPPGQHGRGRIKESEYLVQLREKQKARRIYGVLEKQFRRYYEEAARSKGVTGTRLLQILELRLDNVVYRGGLGMSRDQARQFVTHGHFQVNGKKVDIPSYRVKSGDVVEVRERSRSVGRIVEAAAFAAGRHIPDWLLLEAGELKISVMSEPARELIDIPVQEQMIVELYSK is encoded by the coding sequence ATGGCGCGTTACACCGGCCCCGTCTGCCGGCTCTGCCGGCGGGAGCGCATGAAGCTGTTCCTGAAGGGCACCCGCTGCATGGGCCCCAAGTGCGGCATCGAGCGGCGCCCCTACCCACCCGGCCAGCACGGCCGCGGGCGCATCAAGGAGAGCGAGTACCTGGTCCAGCTGCGTGAGAAGCAGAAGGCGCGCCGCATCTACGGCGTGCTGGAGAAGCAGTTCCGCCGCTACTACGAGGAGGCCGCCCGCTCCAAGGGCGTCACCGGCACCCGGCTGCTGCAGATCCTCGAGCTGCGCCTGGACAACGTCGTGTACCGGGGTGGTCTCGGCATGAGCCGGGACCAGGCCCGCCAGTTCGTCACCCACGGCCACTTCCAGGTCAACGGCAAGAAGGTGGACATCCCCTCGTACCGGGTGAAGTCCGGCGACGTGGTGGAGGTCCGGGAAAGGTCCCGCTCGGTCGGTCGTATCGTGGAGGCAGCGGCATTCGCCGCCGGCCGCCACATCCCGGACTGGCTGCTCCTGGAGGCGGGCGAGCTCAAGATCTCCGTCATGTCCGAGCCCGCCCGGGAGCTCATCGACATCCCTGTGCAGGAGCAGATGATCGTCGAGCTCTACAGCAAGTAA
- a CDS encoding DNA-directed RNA polymerase subunit alpha, whose translation MLIVQRPQITVEEVSDRRGRFAIEPLEPGFGYTLGNSLRRTLISSIPGAAVTTVRIEGVAHEFSAIPGCKEDVTDIILNIKDLVLRSETDDTVTMRVSISGPKEVRAADIQVPPEITILNPDLLICTLNKRGRLDLEMTVERGRGYVQADRNKPVGAAIGVIPIDSIFSPVRRVTFTVESTRVEQKTDYDRLVVDITTNGSLDPKEALSAAGGTLVELFQLFAELAQGPGLRLGPEPSEGGRSADLLTPIEDLDLSVRSYNCLKREGVTTVGQLIERSEEDLLDIRNFGQKSIEEVKQKLAEMNLGLKQRDWS comes from the coding sequence CTGTTGATCGTGCAGCGCCCCCAGATCACCGTCGAGGAGGTCTCCGACCGCCGCGGCCGATTCGCCATCGAGCCCCTGGAGCCCGGCTTCGGGTACACGCTGGGCAACTCGCTGCGGCGCACGCTCATCTCCTCGATCCCGGGAGCAGCGGTGACCACCGTCCGCATCGAGGGTGTCGCCCACGAGTTCTCCGCCATTCCGGGCTGCAAGGAGGATGTCACCGACATCATCCTGAACATCAAGGACCTGGTCCTGCGCTCCGAGACCGACGACACCGTGACCATGCGGGTGTCGATCTCCGGGCCGAAGGAGGTCCGGGCCGCCGACATCCAGGTGCCCCCGGAGATCACGATCCTGAACCCGGACCTGCTGATCTGCACGCTGAACAAGCGGGGCCGGCTGGACCTGGAGATGACCGTCGAGCGGGGCCGCGGCTACGTGCAGGCGGACCGCAACAAGCCGGTGGGCGCCGCGATCGGCGTCATCCCCATCGACTCGATCTTCTCGCCGGTGCGCCGGGTGACCTTCACTGTGGAGTCCACCCGGGTGGAGCAGAAGACCGACTACGACCGCCTGGTGGTGGACATCACCACCAACGGCAGCCTGGATCCCAAGGAGGCCCTGTCGGCCGCCGGTGGGACCCTGGTCGAGTTGTTCCAGCTCTTCGCCGAGCTGGCCCAGGGCCCGGGCCTGCGCCTGGGTCCCGAGCCGAGCGAGGGGGGCCGCAGCGCCGACCTCCTCACCCCCATCGAGGACCTGGACCTCTCGGTGCGTTCGTACAACTGCCTGAAGCGGGAGGGCGTCACGACCGTGGGGCAGCTCATCGAGCGCTCGGAGGAGGACCTGCTGGACATCCGCAACTTCGGCCAGAAGTCCATCGAGGAGGTCAAGCAGAAGCTTGCCGAGATGAACCTGGGCCTGAAGCAGCGGGACTGGTCCTGA
- the rplQ gene encoding 50S ribosomal protein L17, with product MPKPPKGSRLGAGPAHERLMLAGLAAALFREERIRTTETKARRLRPVAEKLITTAKEGTVASRRRALAVVEDRDVIHKLYADIAPRFADRNGGYTRIIKLAPRKGDAAPLVLIELVEGAAPEAAPTEEERRRRLLRRRSRAAGESKEAEEKPARRARGATAAGAEDAEDVEIEAADDDADEGEVEAAAAADETEDTGDSTDG from the coding sequence ATGCCGAAGCCCCCCAAGGGTTCCCGCCTGGGAGCGGGGCCCGCCCACGAGAGACTCATGCTGGCCGGGCTGGCGGCCGCCCTCTTCCGGGAGGAGCGGATCCGCACTACCGAGACGAAGGCCCGCCGGCTGCGGCCGGTCGCCGAGAAGCTGATCACCACCGCCAAGGAAGGCACGGTCGCCTCCCGCCGGCGGGCGCTGGCGGTGGTCGAGGACCGGGACGTCATCCACAAGCTGTACGCCGACATCGCACCCCGCTTCGCCGACCGCAACGGGGGCTACACCCGCATCATCAAGCTGGCACCCCGCAAGGGCGATGCGGCCCCCCTGGTGCTCATCGAGCTGGTGGAGGGCGCGGCACCCGAAGCGGCACCCACCGAGGAGGAACGCCGGCGCCGCCTGCTGCGCCGCCGTTCCCGCGCCGCCGGCGAGTCGAAGGAGGCCGAGGAGAAGCCCGCCCGCCGGGCCCGGGGGGCCACGGCTGCCGGGGCGGAGGACGCCGAGGACGTGGAGATCGAGGCGGCCGACGACGATGCCGACGAGGGCGAGGTCGAGGCAGCGGCTGCGGCCGACGAGACTGAGGACACCGGGGACTCGACGGACGGGTAG